A region of Haliotis asinina isolate JCU_RB_2024 chromosome 9, JCU_Hal_asi_v2, whole genome shotgun sequence DNA encodes the following proteins:
- the LOC137296042 gene encoding intraflagellar transport protein 122 homolog produces the protein MRAVPTWVDKVQDKDKIEQCVWSVCFKSDGSQLVVAAGNRVLVYDANDGSMIQPLKGHKDTVYCVAYSKDGKRFASGSADKSVIIWTSKLEGILKYTHNDAIQCMAYNPVTHQLASCAVSDFGLWSPEQKSVSKHKVSSRVTCCSWTNDGQYLALGLYNGLVSIRNKGGEEKVKIERPGANIAPVWSLSWNPSRDESYDVLAIADWGQRLSFYQLSGKQIGKDRTLGYDPTCVSWFSKGEYVVVGGSNKQCCLHTKEGVKLGVIGDQTSWVWCAAVRPDSNYVVVGCQDGTIAYYQLIFSTVHGLYKDRYAYRDNMTDVIIQHLITDQKVRIKCRDLVKKIAIYRHRLAVQLPDRIVIYELYTDDSADMHYRVKEKINKKLDCNLLVVCSQNIILCQEKKLQCLSFQGVKEKEWTMESLIRYIKVIGGPSGREGLLVGLKNGQIMKIFVDNPFPIQLLKQSTSVRCLDLSCSRARLAVVDENNTCLVYDLSSKELLFQEPNANSVAWNTHYEDMLCFSGNGMLNIKASNFPLHQQKLQGFVVGFSGSKIFCLHVYAMSSVDVPQSAPMYQYLEKKMFKDAYRVACLGVTEGDWEALAHDALEGLDFDTAKKAFIRIRDLRYLELIHNIEERKKRGETDNMVFMADVYGYQGKFGEASKLYKKSGQEQKALSMYTDLRMFDQAKEYIGSGDPHDKKLLITKQADWAKSSNEPRAAAEMYISAGENLKAIEIIGEHGWADMMIDMARKLDKADREALGRCAHYLARMEEYGLAAEVYSKMGDVKALISMRVEARHWDDAFTLVEKHPEYREEVYVPYAQWLAENDRFEEAQQAFHKAGLQAEAVKVLEQLTLNAVVECRFNDAGYYFWKLSIQCLDIAREDKDRKEEMLEKFFDFQKKAEIYYIYHTIHRHVVEPFTSVLPEGLFNMSRFLLHRLPKATDIPHGVSKASALYTLAKQSKNLGAYKLARHAYESLQTLRIPQRFQENVDVGSITIRAKPFMDADELLPLCYRCSTTNPLLNNSGNQCVNCKQPCVNSFVNFEVLPLVEFVIEDGITDEEAVHILDMSIPKQKKDNQGNWNESRMGNVQSLRLGDEPEEDEDPFTARLKTYDDGTSEFRPVVVNKSILQSMTRSEVYVLKWPKPLRYQFFRSLLPDVTITLCPSCNRLFHTDDFEQQYLQKGFCPFCRTQLED, from the exons tgtaTGGAGCGTGTGTTTCAAGTCGGATGGCAGTCAGCTGGTAGTAGCTGCGGGAAATCGTGTGTTAGTGTATGATGCCAATGATGGCTCAATGATCCAGCCTCTCAAAGGGCATAAGGACACAGTGTACTGTGTAGCATATTCAAAAGATGGGAAACGCTTCGCCTCAGGATCAGCAGACAAGAGTGTTATCATCTGGACAAGTAAACTGGAGGGAATTCTCAAATACAC GCACAATGATGCAATCCAGTGCATggcatacaatccagtgactcaCCAGCTTGCCAGTTGTGCTGTCAGTGACTTTG GTCTGTGGTCTCCGGAGCAGAAGTCTGTGTCCAAGCATAAAGTGAGCAGCCGTGTAACCTGCTGCAGCTGGACAAATGATGGACAATACCTTGCCCTGGGCTTATACAATGGCCTGGTCAGCATCAGAAACAAG GGAGGAGAGGAAAAGGTGAAGATTGAAAGACCCGGTGCTAACATTGCCCCTGTGTGGTCTCTGTCGTGGAACCCCAGCAG AGATGAATCCTATGATGTCCTAGCAATAGCTGACTGGGGACAGAGGTTGTCGTTTTACCAGCTGTCTGGCAAACAG ATTGGCAAGGACCGCACCCTGGGCTATGATCCCACGTGCGTCAGCTGGTTCTCCAAGGGGGAGTATGTGGTGGTCGGGGGTTCAAACAAACAGTGCTGTCTCCACACCAAGGAAGGGGTCAAGCTTGGAGTCATTGGGGATCAAACGTCATGGGTGTGGTGTGCTGCTGTTCGACCTGACTCCAATTATGTT GTTGTTGGCTGTCAGGATGGTACTATCGCCTACTACCAGCTCATCTTCAGCACCGTGCATGGTCTGTACAAGGACAGGTATGCCTACAGAGACAACATGACCGATGTCATCATCCAGCATCTCATCACTGACCAGAAAG TTCGTATCAAGTGCCGTGACCTTGTGAAGAAGATTGCAATCTACAGACACAGACTGGCT GTTCAGCTACCAGACCGGATTGTCATCTACGAGCTGTACACGGACGACTCAGCAGACATGCACTATCGTGTCAAAGAGAAGATCAACAAAAAGTTGGACTGTAACTTGCTGGTGGTGTGCTCACAGAACATCATCCTCTGTCAG GAAAAGAAACTGCAGTGTCTCTCCTTCCAGGGGGTGAAGGAGAAAGAGTGGACAATGGAGTCCCTCATTAGGTACATCAAGGTCATCGGGGGACCCTCAGGCAGGGAAGGGCTGTTGGTCGGACTCAAGAATGGACAG ATCATGAAGATCTTCGTTGACAACCCATTCCCCATCCAGCTACTGAAGCAGTCAACCTCTGTGAGATGTCTGGACCTCAGCTGCAGCCGTGCCAGACTGGCTGTTGTTGATGAGAACAACACCTGTCTTGTGTATGACCTCAGTTCAAAGGAACTTCTCTTCCAG GAACCAAATGCCAACAGTGTAGCATGGAACACACACTATGAGGACATGTTGTGTTTCTCTGGCAACGGTATGCTCAACATCAAGGCCAGCAACTTCCCCCTGCATCAGCAGAAACTGCAG GGTTTTGTGGTTGGGTTCAGTGGCTCAAAGATATTCTGtctccatgtatatgccatgtccTCGGTAGATGTACCCCAGTCTGCTCCCATGTACCAGTATCTCGAGAAGAAGATGTTCAA GGATGCGTACCGGGTGGCATGTCTAGGTGTCACTGAAGGTGACTGGGAGGCTCTGGCCCATGATGCTCTTGAAGGTCTCGACTTCGACACTGCCAAGAAAGCCTTCATTAGGATAAGAGATCTCAGATATCTGGAGCTCATTCACAACATTGAG GAGCGGAAGAAGAGAGGCGAGACTGACAACATGGTCTTCATGGCTGATGTGTATGGCTACCAAGGCAAGTTTGGAGAAGCCTCCAAGTTATACAAGAAATCAGGCCAGGAACAAAAGGCCCTGAGCATGTACACTGATCTCCGCATGTTTGACCAAGCAAAG GAGTACATCGGGTCTGGGGATCCCCATGACAAGAAGCTCCTAATCACCAAGCAGGCTGACTGGGCCAAGAGCAGCAATGAGCCCAGGGCAGCAGCTGAGATGTACATCAGTGCTGGGGAGAATCTAAAGGCTATTGAGATCATTGGGGAGCATGGATGGGCTGATAT GATGATTGACATGGCCCGGAAGCTGGACAAGGCTGACCGGGAGGCACTGGGTCGGTGCGCCCATTACCTGGCTCGCATGGAGGAGTATGGCCTTGCTGCTGAGGTCTACAGTAAGATGGGAGATGTGAAGGCTTTAATATCCATGCGTGTCGAGGCCAGGCACTGGGATGat GCCTTCACTTTGGTGGAGAAGCACCCAGAGTATCGTGAGGAGGTTTATGTGCCATATGCTCAATGGCTAGCAGAGAATGACAGGTTCGAGGAGGCCCAGCAAG CATTCCACAAGGCAGGCTTACAGGCTGAAGCAGTGAAGGTGCTGGAACAGTTGACGCTGAATGCTGTTGTGGAATGCCGCTTCAATGATGCAGGCTACTACTTCTGGAAGCTGTCCATCCAGTGTCTGGACATTGCCAGAG AGGACAAGGATCGCAAGGAGGAGATGTTGGAGAAGTTCTTTGACTTCCAGAAGAAGGCAGAGATTTACTACATCTATCACACAATACACAGACATGTG GTGGAACCATTCACGTCCGTGCTGCCCGAAGGGCTCTTCAACATGTCCCGCTTCCTGCTCCACCGGCTGCCCAAGGCAACTGACATCCCACACGGAGTGTCTAAAGC TTCAGCTCTGTACACCCTGGCCAAGCAGAGCAAGAATCTTGGAGCATACAAGCTGGCCCGCCATGCATACGAGAGTCTTCAGACTCTGAGAATTCCACAACGATTCCAGGAGAATGTTGATGTGGGCAGCATCACCATCAGAGCCAAACCGTTCATGGATGCAGAC GAGTTACTTCCCCTTTGTTATCGCTGCTCAACCACCAACCCCCTCCTCAACAACAGTGGTAACCAATGTGTCAACTGTAAGCAGCCATGTGTCAACTCCTTCGTCAACTTTG AGGTGTTGCCGCTGGTGGAGTTTGTTATCGAGGATGGAATAACGGATGAGGAGGCAGTCCACATCCTAGACATGTCTATACCCAAACAGAAGAAGGACAACCAAGGAAACTGGAACGAGTCTAGAATGGGCA ACGTGCAGTCGCTGAGACTTGGTGACGAGCCTGAAGAGGATGAGGACCCGTTCACAGCCAGACTCAAAACATATGAT GATGGTACGAGTGAGTTTCGTCCAGTGGTGGTGAACAAATCTATCCTACAGTCCATGACACGGTCTGAGGTGTATGTATTGAAGTGGCCCAAACCATTGCGTTACCAGTTCTTCAGATCGCTACTGCCAGACGTTACCATTACACTATGTCCGTCCTGTAACAGG TTATTCCACACTGATGACTTTGAGCAGCAATACCTACAGAAAGGCTTCTGTCCTTTCTGCCGCACCCAGCTAGAAGACTGA